From a region of the Lentilactobacillus curieae genome:
- a CDS encoding deoxynucleoside kinase, whose product MLVLAGTIGAGKTSLTQMLSKHLETPAYYESVDNNKILPLFYENPKKYAFLLQIDFLNRRMEDIKRAWKDGQSVMDRSIFEDSLLFHLNADLGRSTDTEVQIYDSLLQNMMQEMPNSKHSKNPDLLIHINISFDTMLDRIKKRGRPYEQIETDPSLFQYYKDLNSRYSNWYEQYDKSPKIQIDGDHYDFVESESDRKQVINIIDDKLNDLAI is encoded by the coding sequence ATGCTTGTACTAGCCGGAACCATTGGCGCGGGAAAAACTTCTTTAACCCAAATGTTATCAAAACACTTGGAAACCCCAGCCTATTATGAATCTGTTGATAATAACAAGATCTTGCCACTGTTTTATGAAAATCCAAAAAAGTATGCTTTTTTACTGCAAATCGATTTTTTAAATCGACGGATGGAAGATATTAAACGTGCTTGGAAAGATGGTCAAAGCGTTATGGACCGTTCTATCTTTGAAGACTCACTGTTATTCCATTTGAACGCTGACTTGGGTCGCTCTACTGATACCGAGGTTCAAATCTACGATTCATTATTGCAAAACATGATGCAAGAAATGCCTAATTCAAAGCATTCAAAGAACCCTGATTTGTTAATCCACATTAATATTTCTTTCGATACAATGCTTGATCGAATCAAAAAGCGTGGCCGTCCATACGAACAAATTGAGACGGATCCTAGTTTGTTCCAATACTATAAGGACCTTAATTCTAGGTACTCAAATTGGTATGAACAATATGATAAATCACCAAAGATTCAGATTGACGGTGACCACTATGATTTTGTGGAAAGCGAAAGCGACCGAAAGCAAGTTATTAATATAATCGATGATAAACTTAACGATTTGGCAATCTAG
- a CDS encoding DNA-directed RNA polymerase subunit beta: protein MAGHLVKYGKHRTRRSYARIKEVLDLPNLIEIQSDSYNWFLDDGLRETFDGIMPIDDFQGKLSLEFVDYQLLEPKYTVDEAREHEANYSAPLHITLKLTNHETGEIKTQDVFFGDFPLMTNQGTFIINGAERVIVSQLVRSPGVYYHEDNDKNGKVSFGTTIIPNRGAWLEFETDAKNISYVRIDRTRKIPLTELVRSLGFGDDSEITEIFGENDSLELTLEKDVHKDTDDSRVEESLKDIYERLRPGEPKTADSSRSLLTARFFDPKRYDMAPVGRYKTNKKLSLKTRLLGLTLAETLADPDTGEVIAQKGTLVTKDVMKDLSPYLDNKDFKAYTFNPSEEAVVTEPMTVQIIKVQSENDPERVVPVIGNDNISLDFKHITPADIIASMNYFFNLQEGIGSTDDIDHLGNRRIRSVGELLQNQFRIGLSRMERVVRERMSIQDSATVTPQQLINIRPVVASIKEFFGSSQLSQFMDQTNPLGELTHKRRLSALGPGGLTRDRAGYEVRDVHYTHYGRMCPIETPEGPNIGLINSLSSYARVNRYGFIETPYRRVDWTSHKVTDRIDYLTADEEDNFVIAQANSPLNDDGSFVNDVVMARAKSNNIETGIENVDYMDVSPKQVVAVATACIPFLENDDSNRALMGANMQRQAVPLVDPHAPLIGTGIEYKAAHDSGVALICKYDGTVEYVDSREVRVRREDGTLDTYKLMKFHRSNGGKNYNQRPIVKTGDKVDADEILADGPSMENGELALGQNPVVAFMTWQGYNFEDAIAINERLVKDDVYTSIHIEEYESETRDTKLGPEEMTRELPNVGEDALKNLDENGTVMIGAEVHDGDILVGKVTPKGVTELSAEERLLHAIFGEKSREVRDTSLRVPHGGGGIVQDVKVFTRENGDELSPGVNKMIRVYIAQKRKLQVGDKMAGRHGNKGTVSVVIPEEDMPYLPDGTPIDIMLSPMGVPSRMNIGQVLEIHLGMAARKLGIHMATPVFDGAQDSDIWDAVKEAGMADDGKTVVYDGRTGEPFDKRIAVGVMHYMKLAHMVDDKIHARSIGPYSLVTQQPLGGKAQFGGQRFGEMEVWALEAYGAAYTLQEILTYKSDDVTGRVKTYEAIVKGEPIPKPGVPESFRVLVKELQSLGLDMKVLDNSKKEIELRDLDDDDDVLNVDAISKMAEQKAQQESQAAENQESQQAESTQTNNNEQ, encoded by the coding sequence TTGGCAGGACATTTAGTTAAATATGGAAAACACCGCACCCGTCGAAGTTATGCACGTATCAAAGAAGTGCTAGATTTACCTAATCTGATTGAAATCCAAAGCGATTCATATAATTGGTTCTTGGATGACGGATTACGGGAAACATTCGATGGCATTATGCCAATTGACGATTTCCAAGGAAAATTATCATTGGAATTTGTTGATTATCAACTTTTAGAGCCAAAGTATACTGTTGACGAGGCTCGTGAACACGAAGCCAACTATTCAGCACCATTGCACATCACTTTGAAATTGACTAACCACGAAACTGGCGAAATCAAGACTCAAGATGTGTTCTTTGGTGACTTCCCATTGATGACTAATCAAGGTACTTTTATCATCAATGGTGCAGAACGAGTTATTGTTTCTCAATTAGTTCGTTCTCCTGGTGTTTACTACCATGAAGATAACGATAAAAATGGTAAGGTTTCATTTGGTACAACCATCATCCCTAACCGTGGTGCATGGCTAGAATTTGAAACTGATGCAAAGAACATTTCATATGTACGTATTGATAGAACTCGTAAGATTCCGTTGACTGAGTTGGTTCGTTCATTAGGTTTTGGTGATGATTCAGAAATCACTGAAATCTTTGGTGAAAACGACAGTTTGGAACTTACTCTTGAAAAGGACGTTCATAAAGATACTGACGATTCACGTGTTGAAGAGTCATTGAAAGATATCTACGAGCGTTTGCGGCCTGGTGAACCTAAGACTGCTGATTCTTCAAGAAGTTTATTGACTGCGCGTTTCTTTGATCCAAAGCGTTACGATATGGCTCCAGTTGGTCGTTACAAGACTAACAAGAAGCTCAGTTTAAAGACTCGTCTTTTGGGACTTACTCTTGCTGAAACTTTAGCTGATCCTGATACTGGTGAAGTTATTGCTCAAAAGGGTACTTTAGTGACCAAGGATGTAATGAAAGATTTGAGCCCATACTTGGATAACAAGGACTTCAAGGCATACACATTCAACCCTTCAGAAGAAGCCGTTGTTACTGAGCCAATGACTGTGCAAATTATCAAGGTTCAATCAGAAAACGATCCTGAGAGAGTTGTTCCAGTTATTGGTAACGACAACATTAGTCTCGACTTCAAGCACATTACTCCAGCTGACATCATCGCATCAATGAACTACTTCTTTAACTTACAAGAAGGTATTGGTTCAACTGATGATATCGATCACTTGGGTAACCGTCGTATCCGTTCAGTTGGTGAGTTACTACAAAACCAATTTAGAATCGGACTTTCACGGATGGAACGTGTTGTACGTGAAAGAATGTCTATTCAAGACAGTGCAACTGTTACACCACAACAATTGATTAACATTCGTCCTGTTGTAGCATCAATCAAGGAATTCTTCGGTTCTTCTCAACTCTCACAATTCATGGACCAAACTAATCCATTGGGTGAATTGACACACAAACGTCGTCTATCAGCCCTTGGACCTGGTGGTTTGACTCGTGACCGTGCCGGATATGAAGTTCGTGACGTTCACTATACCCACTATGGCCGTATGTGTCCTATTGAAACTCCTGAAGGTCCTAACATTGGATTGATCAACAGTTTGTCAAGTTATGCCCGAGTTAACAGATATGGGTTCATTGAAACTCCATACCGTCGTGTTGACTGGACTTCTCACAAAGTTACTGATCGAATCGATTATTTGACTGCTGACGAAGAAGATAACTTCGTTATTGCACAGGCCAACTCACCATTGAATGACGACGGTTCATTTGTAAATGACGTTGTTATGGCTCGTGCTAAGTCAAATAACATCGAAACTGGAATCGAAAACGTCGATTACATGGACGTTTCTCCTAAGCAAGTAGTTGCCGTTGCGACTGCATGTATTCCTTTCTTGGAAAATGATGACTCAAACCGTGCCTTAATGGGTGCTAACATGCAGCGTCAAGCCGTTCCTTTGGTTGACCCTCATGCTCCACTTATTGGTACTGGTATTGAATATAAAGCAGCTCATGATTCTGGTGTTGCTTTGATTTGTAAGTATGACGGTACCGTTGAATACGTTGATTCACGTGAAGTTCGTGTTCGTCGCGAAGATGGTACTCTTGATACCTACAAGCTAATGAAATTCCACCGTTCAAACGGTGGTAAGAACTACAACCAACGTCCAATCGTTAAGACAGGGGACAAAGTTGATGCTGACGAAATCTTAGCTGATGGTCCATCAATGGAAAACGGAGAGCTTGCTCTTGGTCAAAACCCAGTTGTTGCCTTCATGACTTGGCAAGGATATAACTTTGAAGATGCCATCGCTATCAACGAGCGATTGGTTAAGGATGATGTTTACACATCAATCCATATCGAAGAGTACGAATCAGAAACTCGGGACACTAAACTTGGACCTGAGGAAATGACTCGTGAGCTTCCTAACGTTGGTGAGGACGCACTTAAGAACCTTGATGAAAACGGTACTGTAATGATTGGTGCTGAAGTTCATGATGGTGATATCTTGGTTGGTAAAGTTACTCCTAAGGGTGTTACTGAATTATCAGCCGAAGAGCGTTTGCTGCATGCCATCTTTGGTGAAAAATCACGTGAAGTTCGTGATACATCACTTAGAGTTCCTCATGGTGGTGGCGGTATCGTCCAAGACGTTAAGGTCTTCACTCGTGAGAATGGTGACGAACTATCTCCAGGTGTTAACAAGATGATCCGGGTTTATATTGCTCAAAAACGTAAGCTCCAAGTTGGTGACAAGATGGCCGGTCGTCATGGTAACAAGGGTACAGTTTCAGTGGTTATTCCTGAAGAAGATATGCCTTACTTGCCAGACGGAACACCAATCGACATTATGCTTAGTCCCATGGGTGTGCCATCTCGTATGAACATCGGACAAGTTTTGGAAATCCATTTAGGTATGGCTGCTAGAAAACTTGGTATCCACATGGCTACACCTGTTTTCGATGGTGCTCAAGATAGTGATATTTGGGATGCTGTTAAGGAAGCTGGTATGGCTGATGATGGTAAGACTGTTGTTTACGATGGTCGTACCGGTGAACCATTTGACAAACGAATTGCCGTTGGGGTTATGCATTACATGAAGCTTGCCCACATGGTTGACGATAAGATTCATGCTCGTTCAATTGGACCTTACTCATTAGTTACGCAACAACCACTTGGTGGTAAAGCACAATTTGGTGGCCAGCGTTTCGGTGAAATGGAAGTTTGGGCACTTGAAGCTTATGGTGCAGCTTATACATTGCAAGAAATCTTAACTTACAAGTCTGATGATGTTACCGGACGGGTTAAGACTTATGAAGCAATTGTTAAGGGTGAACCAATTCCTAAGCCAGGTGTTCCAGAATCATTCCGAGTTCTTGTTAAAGAACTTCAATCTCTTGGTCTTGATATGAAAGTGCTCGATAACAGCAAGAAGGAAATCGAACTTCGTGATTTAGACGATGACGATGATGTCTTGAATGTTGATGCTATCAGCAAGATGGCAGAACAAAAAGCACAGCAGGAAAGTCAAGCTGCAGAA
- a CDS encoding ATP-dependent Clp protease ATP-binding subunit: protein MDNLFTPSAKNVLSIAQRQAKRFKHQAIGTEHLLLGLLIETNGIAYKALSQFSVTSEDIIEEVERFAGYGTLKDLDSNDYLPYSPKAKEVLAQAGDFAKKNGVPKVGTEHILLALLTDDEALSSRILINLGLDLAQIRKVTLRKMGVSGGSMATNNGPKRRGQNQQKQSDSATPTIDSLARDLTELAREDKLDPTIGRDLEVKRVIQILARRTKNNPVLIGEPGVGKTAIAEGLAQKIVGGEVPSDMESKRLMMLDMGSLVAGTKYRGEFEDRLKKVIEEIYQDGNIILFIDELHTLIGAGGAEGAIDASNILKPALARGELQLIGATTLDEYQKYIESDSALERRFAKVSVAEPTTDETLEILKGLRPKYEAHHQVEITDEALEAAVSLSSRYISDRFLPDKAIDLMDEAAAKVRIDKLENGKTQTDHQKVSELYGELNEALLAQDYEAAAKLRKQVNALEAKLAKTADSDDKPNYKVKETEDDVAEVVSEWTGVPVTQMTKTEADKLVNLEDVLHKRVIGQEEAISAVSRSIRRARSGLKDPNRPIGSFMFLGPTGVGKTELAKAVAEAVFGSEDDIIRVDMSEFMEKYSTSRLIGSAPGYVGYDEGGQLTEKVRQKPYSVVLFDEVEKAHPDVFNLLLQVLDDGFLSDSKGRKIDFRNTVIIMTSNLGATTLRDKKTVGFGAEEASEDYNAMKSTIQEALKQRFRPEFLNRIDETVIFHSLTKNELSQIVNLMTKPVVNRIHEQGIDIKVTKTAINIIAKNGYDPEYGARPIRRAIQTQLEDNLSAKLLAKEIVPGDSVTVGGRNNQITISVKKPEPKGLVKNKK from the coding sequence ATGGATAATTTATTCACACCAAGCGCAAAGAACGTTCTTTCTATAGCTCAACGGCAGGCTAAGCGTTTTAAACACCAAGCAATTGGTACTGAACACTTGTTGCTCGGGCTACTTATCGAAACAAACGGGATTGCTTACAAGGCACTTTCACAGTTTTCGGTAACTTCTGAAGATATTATTGAAGAAGTTGAACGATTTGCCGGATATGGTACTTTAAAAGACTTAGATTCGAATGATTATTTACCATACTCTCCAAAGGCAAAAGAGGTGTTGGCTCAGGCTGGCGATTTTGCTAAGAAGAATGGTGTTCCTAAAGTTGGAACTGAGCATATTTTACTAGCACTGTTAACTGACGATGAAGCACTCTCTTCACGGATTTTAATTAATCTTGGACTCGACTTAGCTCAAATCAGAAAGGTTACCCTGCGGAAGATGGGGGTTAGTGGTGGCTCAATGGCAACTAACAACGGACCAAAACGTAGAGGTCAAAACCAACAAAAACAAAGTGATTCTGCAACACCTACAATTGATTCACTTGCGCGTGATTTAACTGAATTAGCGCGTGAGGACAAACTCGATCCAACTATTGGCCGTGATTTAGAAGTTAAGCGGGTTATTCAGATTTTGGCTCGTAGAACTAAAAATAATCCTGTATTGATTGGTGAGCCAGGCGTTGGTAAGACAGCAATCGCTGAAGGACTAGCCCAGAAGATTGTCGGCGGTGAAGTCCCATCAGATATGGAAAGCAAGCGACTAATGATGCTTGATATGGGTTCTTTAGTTGCCGGAACAAAGTATCGTGGTGAATTTGAGGATCGTTTGAAGAAAGTTATCGAAGAAATTTACCAAGACGGTAACATCATTCTCTTCATTGATGAATTGCACACTTTGATTGGTGCTGGGGGTGCTGAAGGTGCAATCGATGCATCTAACATTTTAAAACCAGCATTAGCTCGTGGCGAGTTACAATTGATTGGTGCAACTACTTTGGATGAATATCAAAAGTACATTGAATCTGATTCAGCTCTTGAACGTAGATTTGCCAAAGTTAGTGTTGCTGAACCAACTACTGACGAAACTTTGGAAATTCTAAAAGGGTTAAGACCTAAGTACGAAGCTCACCACCAAGTAGAAATTACCGATGAAGCTCTTGAAGCTGCTGTTTCACTTTCAAGTCGCTACATTTCAGATAGATTCTTGCCAGATAAGGCAATCGATTTGATGGATGAAGCAGCCGCCAAGGTTAGAATTGATAAGCTAGAAAATGGCAAGACTCAAACGGATCATCAAAAAGTTTCAGAATTATATGGTGAACTTAACGAGGCGTTACTTGCACAAGATTATGAAGCTGCCGCAAAGCTACGTAAGCAAGTTAATGCATTAGAAGCTAAATTAGCAAAAACTGCTGACTCAGATGACAAGCCTAACTATAAAGTTAAGGAAACTGAGGATGATGTTGCTGAGGTTGTTTCTGAGTGGACTGGTGTTCCAGTTACCCAGATGACCAAGACTGAAGCTGACAAATTAGTGAACTTGGAAGATGTCCTCCATAAGCGGGTCATTGGCCAGGAAGAGGCGATTTCAGCAGTTTCAAGGTCAATTAGACGTGCTAGAAGTGGTCTGAAGGATCCTAATCGTCCAATTGGTTCATTTATGTTCCTAGGACCTACCGGAGTTGGTAAAACGGAATTGGCTAAGGCGGTTGCAGAAGCAGTCTTTGGCTCAGAAGACGATATTATCCGAGTGGATATGAGTGAGTTCATGGAAAAATACTCGACTAGTCGTTTGATTGGTTCAGCTCCTGGTTACGTTGGTTATGATGAGGGTGGTCAATTAACTGAAAAGGTTCGTCAAAAGCCATATTCAGTTGTTTTATTCGATGAGGTCGAAAAGGCTCACCCAGATGTATTTAATCTTTTACTTCAAGTATTGGATGATGGTTTCCTAAGTGACTCTAAGGGTCGTAAGATTGACTTTAGAAACACAGTAATCATCATGACTTCTAACTTGGGAGCAACTACTCTTCGTGATAAGAAGACTGTTGGTTTCGGTGCTGAAGAGGCTAGTGAAGATTACAACGCTATGAAATCAACGATTCAAGAAGCACTTAAGCAGAGATTCCGTCCTGAATTCCTTAACAGAATTGACGAGACAGTCATCTTCCATTCATTAACTAAGAATGAATTGAGTCAAATCGTTAACTTGATGACTAAACCAGTTGTTAATAGGATTCACGAACAGGGAATCGACATTAAAGTAACCAAGACAGCAATTAACATTATTGCCAAGAACGGTTATGATCCTGAGTACGGTGCTCGTCCAATTAGAAGGGCAATCCAAACTCAACTTGAAGATAATCTAAGCGCTAAGTTGCTTGCAAAGGAAATTGTCCCTGGAGATTCAGTTACCGTTGGTGGCAGAAATAATCAGATTACAATTTCGGTCAAGAAACCTGAACCTAAGGGCTTAGTTAAAAATAAAAAGTAA
- a CDS encoding CtsR family transcriptional regulator, protein MADENISDLIEKYLKKILAENETVKIRRSEIAGLFDVVPSQINYVINTRFTIQNGYIVESKRGGGGYIRIEKVHLLDDIDILDSLIAAIGNEISKRDSETIVSTLYNNELINRREASIILSAIDKSAIDLNNNELTAILRANIMISILNRLKYDR, encoded by the coding sequence ATGGCTGACGAAAATATTTCAGATTTAATTGAAAAGTATTTAAAGAAAATTCTAGCGGAAAACGAAACTGTTAAGATTCGTCGTTCAGAAATTGCCGGTTTATTTGACGTGGTTCCTTCCCAGATAAACTATGTGATCAACACACGTTTTACCATTCAAAATGGGTATATTGTGGAAAGTAAGCGTGGTGGCGGAGGATACATTCGGATTGAAAAAGTGCATCTGCTAGACGATATTGATATATTAGATTCATTGATTGCGGCAATTGGTAACGAAATTTCGAAAAGAGATAGTGAAACAATCGTCTCAACGTTATATAATAATGAATTAATTAATCGAAGAGAGGCAAGCATTATACTATCTGCGATTGATAAGAGTGCAATTGATTTGAACAATAATGAATTAACGGCTATACTTCGGGCTAACATTATGATTTCTATTTTGAACCGGTTGAAGTATGACCGCTAG
- the serS gene encoding serine--tRNA ligase encodes MLDIKLIRKDPQFYKDKLATRNVKPETIDELLSFDTKRRGLIVQSESLKAKRNEVSEQISQLKRNKEDASSAINDMKEVGGQIKELDEQLREIENDQNNLAAHLPNVPADDVPVGLTEEGAVELRKVGDLPNYDFKPKEHFEIGEDLGILDFERAAKVSGSRFVYYVGDGALLERAVYNFFLDENAKAGFKEMITPYMVSDDAMFGTGQFPKFKETKAGYETMDGDREYTLIPTAEVPLVNYHREEVLPAEDLPMSVTALSPAFRSEAGSAGKDTRGLIRLHQFNKVEMVKFTKPEQSWDALEDLTHQAESLLQKLGLAYHVITLTTGDMSFTAAKTNDLEVWFPAQNRYREISSCSNTTDFQARRAHIQYRDEDGKLQFVHTLNGSGLAVGRAVAAILENYQNADGTVTIPDVLVPYMHGMTKIEKQK; translated from the coding sequence ATGCTAGATATTAAATTGATCAGAAAAGATCCACAATTTTACAAGGATAAGTTAGCAACTAGAAACGTTAAGCCCGAAACAATTGACGAATTATTGTCATTTGATACTAAACGCCGGGGATTAATTGTTCAATCAGAATCATTAAAAGCTAAGAGAAATGAAGTTTCAGAACAAATTTCACAGCTTAAACGTAACAAAGAAGATGCTTCAAGTGCCATCAACGATATGAAAGAAGTCGGTGGCCAAATCAAGGAGCTAGATGAACAATTACGTGAGATTGAGAATGACCAAAATAATTTGGCCGCCCACTTACCCAACGTTCCAGCCGATGATGTTCCCGTTGGATTAACTGAAGAAGGCGCTGTTGAGCTTAGAAAAGTTGGCGATTTACCGAACTACGACTTTAAGCCAAAAGAGCATTTTGAAATTGGTGAAGATCTTGGGATTTTAGACTTTGAACGGGCAGCTAAGGTATCAGGTAGCCGGTTTGTTTACTATGTCGGGGATGGTGCTTTACTAGAACGTGCCGTTTACAACTTCTTTCTTGATGAAAACGCCAAGGCTGGGTTTAAAGAAATGATTACCCCATACATGGTCAGCGATGATGCGATGTTTGGTACTGGCCAATTTCCTAAGTTTAAAGAAACTAAGGCTGGCTACGAGACGATGGACGGTGATCGTGAATACACGCTAATCCCTACTGCCGAAGTTCCTTTGGTTAACTATCATCGTGAAGAAGTTCTCCCAGCAGAAGATTTACCAATGTCAGTAACCGCACTATCTCCTGCATTTAGATCTGAAGCCGGAAGTGCCGGAAAAGATACTCGTGGATTAATTCGTTTACATCAATTTAATAAGGTGGAAATGGTTAAGTTTACCAAACCTGAGCAATCATGGGATGCCTTGGAAGACTTGACTCACCAAGCAGAAAGCTTACTTCAAAAACTTGGTTTGGCATACCACGTGATTACGTTAACCACTGGGGACATGAGTTTTACAGCTGCTAAGACTAATGATCTTGAAGTTTGGTTCCCAGCCCAAAATCGTTATCGCGAAATCTCGAGTTGTTCTAATACAACTGACTTCCAAGCAAGAAGAGCACACATTCAGTATCGGGATGAGGATGGTAAACTTCAATTCGTCCATACACTTAATGGTTCAGGATTGGCAGTTGGTAGAGCTGTCGCTGCAATTTTGGAGAATTATCAAAATGCAGATGGTACAGTTACGATCCCAGATGTGTTGGTTCCTTACATGCACGGAATGACTAAAATTGAAAAACAAAAGTAA